A single genomic interval of Amycolatopsis albispora harbors:
- a CDS encoding GMC family oxidoreductase N-terminal domain-containing protein gives MTSDKTEVLIVGSGFGGAIAAYHLAAGGAKVTVLERGPWLESKDFDHDFLLGSSYTRAFDFVVGDGMSVLGGNCVGGGSVVYFAAMPRAPRFVFERHGSIGRRMWPAEITRDTLDPWYDRVSESIPVSQQDWNDVTYSGGLWAAACHHSGRTANPTPVAIDNAKCTNCNWMMGGCQFDAKRSLLTNYLPAALAHGATIRPLHEVQKIERTDDGGYRVHYNVIDDVDYRVHTESGSIEAKIVILAAGAGATPVILQRSEESLGKMPHGVGRYFSGNGERLNTAILNEDKVREVLGLSREDGLAYEANQIGKGPTVACWDRLDENLPEYSRYSMEQLYFPPGLGTILAQVPGGDAPTWFGKEKKEILKRWRSWLTIFLMTEDDNEGVFGSPPPTGNAFRVSQQMLGRGALKYDPTPNTLSGWAKADAEVKEIMEKDGLAKIAPWTNDVVGAYTVHPLASCRIGDDAGTSALHPNHELRDHPGIFVTDGSAVPGALTVNPAMTIAALAERAVPGIVKAAQNRGIDVKYGAPSPDGATSGRRGVTKLALSLAGD, from the coding sequence ATGACCAGCGACAAGACCGAGGTCCTCATCGTCGGCAGCGGTTTCGGCGGTGCCATCGCGGCCTACCACCTCGCGGCGGGCGGGGCCAAGGTCACCGTGCTCGAACGCGGCCCGTGGCTGGAGAGCAAGGACTTCGACCACGACTTCCTGCTCGGTTCCTCCTACACCAGGGCGTTCGACTTCGTCGTCGGGGACGGCATGAGCGTGCTCGGCGGCAACTGCGTCGGCGGCGGCAGCGTGGTCTACTTCGCCGCGATGCCGCGCGCACCGCGGTTCGTGTTCGAGCGCCACGGCAGCATCGGCCGTCGCATGTGGCCCGCCGAGATCACCCGCGACACGCTCGACCCGTGGTACGACCGGGTTTCCGAGTCGATCCCGGTGTCCCAGCAGGACTGGAACGACGTCACCTACTCCGGCGGATTGTGGGCCGCCGCCTGCCACCACTCCGGCCGCACCGCGAACCCGACCCCGGTCGCCATCGACAACGCCAAGTGCACCAACTGCAACTGGATGATGGGCGGGTGCCAGTTCGACGCGAAGCGCTCGCTGCTGACCAACTACCTGCCCGCCGCGCTGGCGCACGGCGCCACCATCCGGCCGCTGCACGAGGTGCAGAAGATCGAGCGCACCGACGACGGCGGCTACCGCGTGCACTACAACGTCATCGACGACGTCGACTACCGCGTGCACACCGAAAGCGGCTCGATCGAAGCGAAGATCGTCATCCTGGCCGCCGGTGCTGGGGCCACCCCGGTGATCCTGCAGCGGTCGGAGGAATCGCTGGGCAAGATGCCACACGGTGTCGGCCGCTACTTCTCCGGCAACGGCGAGCGCCTGAACACCGCGATCCTCAACGAGGACAAGGTGCGCGAAGTACTGGGACTGTCCCGTGAGGACGGTCTGGCGTACGAGGCGAACCAGATCGGCAAGGGCCCGACCGTGGCCTGCTGGGACCGGCTCGACGAGAACCTGCCCGAGTACTCCCGCTACTCGATGGAGCAGCTGTACTTCCCGCCCGGCCTCGGCACCATCCTCGCCCAGGTCCCCGGCGGTGACGCCCCGACCTGGTTCGGCAAGGAGAAGAAGGAGATCCTCAAGCGCTGGCGGTCGTGGCTGACGATCTTCCTGATGACCGAGGACGACAACGAGGGCGTGTTCGGCTCGCCGCCGCCCACCGGCAACGCCTTCCGCGTCTCGCAGCAGATGCTCGGCCGTGGCGCGCTGAAGTACGACCCGACGCCGAACACGCTCAGCGGCTGGGCCAAGGCCGACGCCGAGGTCAAGGAGATCATGGAGAAGGACGGCCTGGCGAAGATCGCGCCGTGGACCAACGACGTGGTCGGCGCCTACACGGTGCACCCGCTGGCGTCCTGCCGCATCGGGGACGACGCGGGCACCTCGGCCCTGCACCCGAACCACGAGCTGCGCGACCACCCCGGCATCTTCGTCACGGACGGGTCCGCGGTGCCGGGCGCGCTCACCGTCAACCCGGCGATGACCATCGCCGCGCTCGCCGAGCGCGCTGTTCCGGGAATTGTCAAGGCCGCACAAAACCGCGGAATCGACGTAAAGTACGGCGCACCCTCGCCGGACGGCGCGACGAGCGGGCGGCGGGGGGTCACCAAGTTGGCACTGAGCCTGGCAGGAGACTGA
- a CDS encoding DUF6239 family natural product biosynthesis protein has translation MTQGPHDHVITFGVTTGTLWLQVLVVAAALTVAACALVRPFFAEQERAARVAVAWAAAVAGVLTLLLTDGLDLPRQFAVVFLAGLGVPLFLARHAEPGTTLPLRLVHHLTPWVLLAAATGASVEFARAWLGAGSDRAGILLNTGLVIAMVGLSWFAVWRPSPGRSRAVVNAVGWALASAVVAGTAHVATLTVAAG, from the coding sequence GTGACGCAGGGTCCGCACGACCACGTGATCACCTTCGGCGTCACCACCGGCACGCTGTGGTTGCAGGTGCTGGTGGTGGCCGCCGCGCTCACCGTGGCCGCCTGCGCGCTGGTCCGCCCGTTCTTCGCCGAGCAGGAGCGGGCCGCGCGCGTGGCGGTGGCCTGGGCGGCGGCGGTGGCCGGGGTGCTCACCCTGCTGCTCACCGACGGGCTGGACCTGCCGCGGCAGTTCGCCGTGGTGTTCCTGGCCGGGCTCGGCGTGCCGTTGTTCCTGGCGCGGCACGCCGAGCCCGGCACCACGCTGCCGCTGCGCCTGGTCCACCACCTGACCCCGTGGGTGCTGCTGGCCGCGGCGACCGGGGCCAGCGTCGAGTTCGCTCGAGCCTGGCTCGGGGCGGGCTCGGACCGGGCCGGAATCCTGCTCAACACCGGACTGGTGATCGCGATGGTCGGCCTGTCCTGGTTCGCCGTCTGGCGGCCGTCGCCGGGCCGGTCGAGGGCCGTGGTCAACGCCGTGGGGTGGGCGCTGGCCAGCGCGGTGGTCGCGGGCACCGCACACGTCGCCACCCTGACCGTGGCCGCCGGGTGA
- a CDS encoding carboxymuconolactone decarboxylase family protein: MTPTPIRLALRRTLQQVRHVRPVRPRAATGLVKAVYRQVERDFGMLAPPTALHSPAPEVLAAAWTILRESLIAGPTASRAVKEAVASAVSVRNACPYCVEVHGATMDGLVSTSDSAAIVGDRIEAVTDPELRAAAAWARGDGSVELPAAQAAELIAVAFTFEYLNRMVHVFLGPSPLPPEVPENAKKLVRGMLGKFLRPSRRPVPGAALELLPPGGTAPEWANGVLGDAFARASAAFEAAAARALSAEVRELVENQLRDWTGEPKGLSRAWVEPLVATLPDQDRPAARFALLVAFSAFQVDESIVELIAGGDVVVVEIASWAAFSAARRAVELRGVKAGKEKTAR, encoded by the coding sequence ATGACACCGACGCCGATCCGGCTCGCGCTGCGCCGCACCCTCCAGCAGGTCCGCCACGTGCGGCCGGTCCGCCCGCGGGCGGCGACCGGGCTGGTGAAGGCGGTGTACCGGCAGGTCGAACGCGACTTCGGCATGCTCGCACCACCCACCGCGCTGCACTCGCCGGCACCGGAGGTGCTCGCCGCCGCCTGGACGATCCTGCGGGAGTCGCTGATCGCCGGGCCGACCGCGAGCCGGGCCGTGAAGGAAGCCGTGGCCTCCGCGGTCTCGGTGCGCAACGCCTGCCCCTACTGCGTCGAGGTGCACGGCGCCACAATGGACGGCCTTGTGTCCACATCGGACTCGGCCGCCATCGTCGGTGACCGCATCGAGGCCGTCACCGATCCGGAACTCCGGGCGGCCGCCGCCTGGGCGCGTGGGGACGGTTCGGTCGAGCTGCCCGCCGCGCAGGCCGCCGAACTGATCGCGGTGGCGTTCACCTTCGAATACCTGAACCGGATGGTGCACGTCTTCCTCGGGCCGTCACCGCTGCCACCCGAGGTTCCGGAGAACGCGAAAAAGCTCGTGCGCGGCATGCTCGGCAAGTTCCTGCGGCCGAGTCGTCGGCCGGTGCCGGGTGCCGCACTGGAATTGCTTCCGCCCGGTGGAACGGCGCCGGAATGGGCGAACGGTGTGCTCGGTGACGCTTTCGCCCGTGCTTCTGCGGCATTCGAGGCCGCGGCCGCCCGCGCGCTCTCGGCCGAGGTTCGAGAACTGGTCGAAAACCAGCTTCGTGACTGGACCGGCGAGCCGAAGGGGCTCAGCCGCGCCTGGGTGGAACCACTGGTGGCCACGCTGCCAGACCAAGATCGGCCCGCCGCGCGCTTTGCGCTGCTCGTCGCGTTCTCCGCGTTCCAGGTTGACGAGTCCATTGTGGAACTAATTGCCGGTGGTGACGTCGTGGTGGTGGAAATCGCCTCCTGGGCTGCTTTTTCCGCGGCCCGCCGGGCGGTGGAACTGCGCGGGGTGAAGGCGGGAAAGGAGAAGACCGCCCGCTGA
- a CDS encoding TIGR03084 family metal-binding protein translates to MKDFQQVIADLTAEAEEFDRLVADLPDADWARATPAPGWSVKHQVGHLAFIFKIAGLAAAEPAVFNAITSKIGPGGFEAAVNGALEEYIHDPADSVLTRWRAERDTGIKALAAVPADQVVPWLVNPLPPAVLACAGMMELFGHGQDIADALGVTREKTDRIGNLVGFAVRTWNFGYQARNLPEPDVQFRFELTAPSGARWAFGPAESGERITGDAWDFCLLVTRRRHRDDLALTATGAEADRWLGLAQAYRGPAGEGRQPGQFS, encoded by the coding sequence GTGAAGGACTTCCAGCAGGTGATCGCCGATCTGACCGCCGAAGCCGAGGAGTTCGACCGGCTGGTGGCCGACCTCCCGGATGCGGACTGGGCCCGCGCCACCCCGGCCCCCGGATGGAGCGTCAAGCACCAGGTCGGGCACCTGGCGTTCATCTTCAAGATCGCCGGGCTGGCTGCCGCCGAGCCCGCCGTGTTCAACGCCATCACCTCGAAGATCGGTCCCGGCGGCTTCGAAGCCGCGGTGAACGGCGCGCTCGAGGAGTACATCCACGACCCCGCCGACTCGGTGCTCACCCGCTGGCGGGCCGAGCGCGACACCGGCATCAAGGCGCTCGCCGCGGTCCCCGCGGACCAGGTGGTGCCGTGGCTGGTCAACCCGCTGCCGCCGGCCGTGCTGGCCTGCGCGGGCATGATGGAGCTGTTCGGCCACGGCCAGGACATCGCCGACGCGCTCGGCGTCACGCGTGAGAAGACCGACCGCATCGGCAACCTCGTCGGCTTCGCGGTGCGCACCTGGAACTTCGGTTACCAGGCGCGGAACCTGCCCGAGCCCGACGTCCAGTTCCGCTTCGAGCTGACCGCGCCGTCGGGTGCGCGGTGGGCGTTCGGCCCGGCCGAGTCCGGCGAGCGCATCACCGGTGACGCGTGGGACTTCTGCCTGCTGGTCACCCGCCGCCGTCACCGCGACGACCTGGCACTGACCGCCACCGGTGCCGAGGCCGACCGCTGGCTCGGCCTCGCGCAGGCCTACCGCGGCCCGGCGGGTGAGGGACGGCAGCCGGGCCAGTTCTCATGA
- a CDS encoding methyltransferase domain-containing protein, which produces MSISEEIGKHYDERSPIGDELRDGQIHMWYWFDRDDDATLPEAVHRMSRKVTDTLGLRPGEKLLDAGCGPGETAVYLAGEFGVEVTGITLSAYEIAQGGKRAEAAGVAGRTRFEYGDFTALSYADNSFDAVLALESLQNAPDLATVLGEFFRVLRPGGRLTFSDFSLESDRDPARVAKFVETLKLGALPTLPEWLDLTRAAGFAVEEYTQCGPRAFGMKTKYLETAMRSRDEITAKFGEAAVGEFSRNHLGFFAPRKDQIGYVIVSARKPG; this is translated from the coding sequence ATGAGCATCTCCGAGGAGATCGGCAAGCACTACGACGAGCGCTCGCCGATCGGCGACGAGCTCCGCGACGGCCAGATCCACATGTGGTACTGGTTCGACCGCGACGACGACGCCACGCTGCCCGAGGCCGTGCACCGGATGAGCCGCAAGGTCACCGACACCCTCGGGCTGCGGCCCGGCGAGAAGCTGCTCGACGCGGGCTGCGGTCCCGGCGAGACGGCGGTCTACCTGGCCGGCGAGTTCGGCGTCGAGGTCACCGGCATCACGCTCAGCGCGTACGAGATCGCGCAGGGCGGCAAGCGGGCCGAGGCGGCTGGCGTGGCCGGCCGCACCCGGTTCGAGTACGGCGACTTCACCGCACTGTCCTATGCGGACAACTCGTTCGACGCGGTGCTGGCGCTGGAATCCCTGCAGAACGCGCCCGACCTGGCGACCGTGCTCGGCGAGTTCTTCCGGGTGCTGCGGCCGGGCGGGCGGCTGACCTTCTCCGACTTCAGCCTGGAGTCCGACCGGGACCCGGCGCGGGTGGCCAAGTTCGTCGAGACGCTCAAGCTGGGCGCGCTGCCGACCCTGCCCGAATGGCTGGACCTGACCCGCGCCGCCGGGTTCGCGGTGGAGGAGTACACCCAGTGCGGGCCGCGCGCGTTCGGCATGAAGACCAAGTACCTGGAGACCGCGATGCGGAGCCGGGACGAGATCACCGCCAAGTTCGGCGAGGCGGCGGTGGGCGAGTTCTCCCGCAACCACCTCGGGTTCTTCGCGCCGCGCAAGGACCAGATCGGGTACGTGATCGTCTCCGCCCGCAAGCCCGGCTGA